In the Mytilus trossulus isolate FHL-02 chromosome 1, PNRI_Mtr1.1.1.hap1, whole genome shotgun sequence genome, one interval contains:
- the LOC134687133 gene encoding uncharacterized protein LOC134687133: MSIETRILFLGVIHMLTVYVRVAGRQIGNEHVTQDQVSQTESSFTEYDIDCMETEFMRYNAEDLPPKWDVPSNKIQIINHSVTWSYPIQDKSNLTGFKIWFTDWETNSEGCKLVLLNNTHNNLMNLKTHLPNNIKNTPALSVYVYPLVEIGSIKYVQWKGLSFLNISRNSIKVVFGLQHISSMNFSLYRKNGKLVYSKRVQGSMVVVKRLPKGVYFFELDDIESNMSPNHCPCYVESLGKKVCLQCERKNSQEFQVPGERSSMSSCVKSTTNGRLVVCYRSGSDLHDKVVQRFYDVLKHVWHVDVLEEHDIRSNPLLTSNVKDKRLNVIVVVGGHGTGQFSQQLSSSAVENNQLAKLVENMECRPTLVSYYQTSLYLAKNKSTGLQTFDLNEELLKCLDHLYGRKLPLRTSSKLTDDIKSLEKAIDRTLKAYNEGNKYNEVPDNFSQYHFGNDDNYSFISHNENIASALLQNSFNNSFTVNFHQSNRSMTSCEHDESITIGGKSV; this comes from the exons ATGTCAATTGAAACGCGTATTCTGTTTCTTGGGGTAATTCACATGCTCACCGTGTACGTTCGAGTGGCAGGCAGACAAATTGGAAATGAACATGTTACTCAg GATCAAGTCAGTCAAACTGAATCGAGTTTTACAGAGTACGATATAG ATTGTATGGAAACCGAATTTATGAGATACAACGCTGAAGATTTGCCTCCTAAATGGGATGTACCAAGTAATAAGATACAAATCATAAACCATTCTGTAACCTGGTCTTACCCAAttcaag ATAAGAGCAATTTGACAGGTTTCAAGATATGGTTTACTGACTGGGAAACTAATTCAGAAGGCTGCAAGCTGGTTTTGTTGAATAATACTCATAATAATTTA atgaatttaaAAACACACTTGCCAAATAATATCAAGAATACGCCTGCGCTGTCAGTATATGTCTATCCACTTGTAGAAATTGGCTCAAtaaaat aTGTGCAGTGGAAAGGTCTTtcgtttttaaatatatctagaaACAGTATTAAAGTTGTCTTTGGTCTACAGCATATAAGTTCCATGAATTTCAGTCTGTACAGAAAGAATGGTAAACTTGTCTATTCAAAACGTGTTCAAGGA TCAATGGTTGTGGTGAAACGTCTACCAAAAGGTGTCTATTTCTTCGAG ctGGATGACATAGAAAGTAATATGTCTCCAAATCACTGTCCATGTTATGTCGAATCTTTGGGCAAGAAAGTGTGTCTACAATGCGAAAGAAAAAATAGTCAAGAGTTTCAAGTTCCAGGCGAGCGGTCGAGTATGTCGA GTTGTGTAAAGTCGACAACCAACGGTCGTTTAGTTGTTTGTTATCGATCTGGTAGCGACTTGCATGACAAAGTGGTTCAAAGATTTTATGACGTTCTAAAGCACGTGTGGCACGTGGATGTACTAGAGGAACATGATATCAGATCCAACCCTCTTTTAACCAGCAATGTTAAAGATAAACGATTGAATGTAATTGTAGTTGTTGGTGGACATGGAACCGGTCAGTTTTCACAACAACTTTCAAGTTCAGCCGTAGAAAACAATCAATTAGCAAAGTTAGTGGAAAACATGGAATGCAGACCTACACTTGTGTCTTATTATCAGACGTCATTATATCTagctaaaaataaatcaactgGTCTACAAACATTCGACTTAAACGAAGAGCTTTTGAAATGTTTGGATCATTTGTATGGTAGAAAACTCCCATTAAGGACCAGTTCAAAACTTACTGATGATATAAAAAGCCTAGAAAAAGCAATCGATAGGACATTGAAAGCTTATAACGAAGGCAACAAATACAACGAAGTTCCGGACAACTTTTCTCAATACCACTTTGGCAATGATGACAACTACAGTTTTATATCACATAATGAAAACATTGCTTCTGCCCTGTTGCAAAACTCTTTCAACAATagttttactgtaaattttcaCCAGTCAAATAGAAGTATGACAAGCTGTGAGCATGATGAAAGCATAACTATTGGTGGGAAAagtgtttga